From Primulina tabacum isolate GXHZ01 chromosome 2, ASM2559414v2, whole genome shotgun sequence, one genomic window encodes:
- the LOC142526764 gene encoding heavy metal-associated isoprenylated plant protein 6-like produces MGEKDEKKSTDGEKATAVAAEGGGKKEEGPITVVLKLDLHCEGCAKKVKRSVNHFEGVEKVKVDWSANKLTVTGNVDPSWLRERVETKTKKKVELISPQPKKDGGGGGGGGDKKSDEEPAEKKPEEKNAEEKKPKEPVVSTVVMKIKLHCDGCANKVKRIVLKHIDGVNSVATDLNKDLVTVIGTMEPKEVPAYLEEKLKRAIEVLPPPKKDDGATLDKKGKEGGGGEKKEKESSAGGEKKESGGDKKEAGPKDGAAAHGGEEIKKVEVNKMEFQGYNPQTFYATPSMYNQNYAYQADHYGAQMYHHQGYNPNTGYMVQHTNGPPSPPPTYVNDQFFSDENPNGCFVM; encoded by the exons ATGGGTGAG AAAGATGAGAAGAAGAGTACCGACGGTGAGAAGGCCACCGCTGTGGCGGCAGAAGGCGGCGGGAAGAAAGAGGAGGGGCCAATCACGGTGGTGCTGAAACTAGACTTGCATTGCGAAGGCTGTGCCAAGAAAGTTAAACGCTCTGTCAACCATTTTGAAG gcGTGGAGAAAGTAAAGGTAGATTGGAGTGCCAACAAATTGACGGTGACGGGAAACGTGGACCCTTCATGGCTTCGGGAGAGAGTTGAGACAAAAACCAAGAAGAAGGTCGAGCTTATCTCTCCTCAGCCCAAGAAGgacggcggcggcggcggcggcggcggagaCAAGAAGTCGGACGAGGAACCGGCAGAAAAGAAACCGGAAGAAAAAAACGCTGAAGAAAAGAAACCGAAAGAG CCTGTTGTCAGCACTGTGGTGATGAAAATCAAATTGCATTGCGACGGGTGTGCAAATAAAGTAAAGAGGATCGTCTTAAAGCACATTGATG GTGTGAATTCAGTAGCAACGGATTTAAACAAGGATCTGGTCACGGTAATAGGGACAATGGAGCCAAAAGAAGTCCCGGCTTATTTGGAAGAAAAACTAAAAAGGGCCATTGAAGTTCTTCCACCTCCCAAGAAAGACGACGGGGCCACCTTGGACAAGAAGGGAAAAGAAGGCGGCGGGGGAGAGAAGAAGGAGAAAGAGTCCAGCGCCGGAGGCGAGAAGAAAGAGAGTGGAGGTGACAAGAAAGAAGCCGGGCCGAAAGATGGCGCCGCCGCACACGGGGGAGAGGAGATCAAAAAGGTTGAGGTGAACAAAATGGAGTTTCAAGGTTACAACCCACAAACTTTTTATGCCACGCCTTCCATGTACAACCAAAATTATGCCTACCAAGCGGATCATTATGGTGCCCAGATGTACCACCATCAAGGTTATAATCCAAATACGGGTTACATGGTCCAACATACGAATGGACCGCCTTCGCCGCCACCGACTTACGTTAACGATCAATTTTTCAGTGACGAAAACCCTAACGGCTGTTTTGTTATGTAA